In Zingiber officinale cultivar Zhangliang chromosome 1A, Zo_v1.1, whole genome shotgun sequence, a genomic segment contains:
- the LOC122019569 gene encoding mitochondrial uncoupling protein 5-like, with product MGAKGFVEGGIASIVAGCSTHPLDLVKVRLQLQGETLSPAVSAIRPAVAFHGTSGVTAVAHPHPHPALRPPRRPGLIAVGAQILRAEGPSGLFSGVSATVLRQTLYSTTRMGLYDLLKKRWSATADGGSLPLRSKIAAGLIAGGIGAAVGNPADLAMVRMQADGRLPLAERRNYRSVLDAIGRMARQEGVARLWRGSSLTVNRAMIVTASQLATYDQAKEWILRRRGAGADGLVTHVAASFAAGMVASVASNPVDVVKTRVMNMKVEKGAPPPYAGAMDCALKTVKAEGPMALYKGFIPTVSRQGPFTVVLFVTLEQVRKLLKDF from the coding sequence ATGGGTGCGAAAGGGTTTGTGGAAGGAGGCATCGCCTCGATTGTGGCCGGCTGCTCCACCCACCCCCTCGACCTCGTCAAGGTCCGGTTGCAGCTCCAGGGAGAAACCCTCAGCCCCGCCGTCTCCGCCATTCGTCCCGCCGTCGCCTTCCACGGCACCTCCGGGGTGACCGCCGTCGCCCACCCCCATCCGCATCCGGCGCTGCGCCCGCCGCGCCGCCCCGGGCTGATCGCTGTCGGTGCGCAGATCCTCCGCGCTGAGGGTCCATCCGGACTCTTTTCTGGGGTCTCCGCCACCGTCCTCCGCCAGACTCTTTACTCCACCACCCGCATGGGCCTCTACGACCTGCTTAAGAAGCGCTGGTCCGCCACTGCCGACGGAGGGTCCCTCCCGCTCCGCAGCAAGATCGCGGCAGGCCTCATCGCCGGCGGCATCGGCGCCGCGGTCGGCAACCCCGCCGACTTGGCTATGGTCCGGATGCAGGCCGATGGGCGGCTGCCCCTGGCCGAGCGCCGCAACTACCGGAGCGTGCTCGATGCGATCGGGCGGATGGCTCGGCAGGAGGGCGTCGCGAGACTGTGGCGCGGGTCCTCTCTGACGGTGAACCGCGCGATGATCGTCACGGCGTCGCAGCTCGCTACGTACGACCAGGCGAAAGAGTGGATCCTGCGGCGGCGCGGGGCGGGCGCGGACGGGCTGGTGACGCACGTGGCGGCGAGCTTCGCGGCGGGGATGGTGGCGTCGGTGGCGTCGAACCCAGTGGACGTTGTGAAGACGAGGGTCATGAATATGAAGGTGGAGAAGGGGGCGCCTCCGCCCTACGCCGGGGCTATGGACTGCGCCCTTAAGACGGTCAAGGCGGAGGGACCGATGGCGCTGTACAAGGGCTTCATTCCCACCGTCTCCCGGCAGGGCCCCTTCACCGTCGTCCTCTTCGTCACGCTTGAGCAGGTGCGCAAGCTGCTTAAGGACTTCTGA
- the LOC122000143 gene encoding protein MIZU-KUSSEI 1-like: MQPTAETETVPPATAGLVSLFRPSSADTRRSKTGVSTGILRFLKMIPLLTSGCKMAALLGRPNKALSSGRRGGGAATITLFGYRRGRVSLAMQEDPKSAPVLLLELPILTSSLHREMASGLVKIALESEAGSGGGGTGGSGEEPEQSQRRRRLVDECVWAVYCNGRKAGFSTRKKQASEEERQVMRLLRGVSMGAGVLPAAEKEAAAPAEGELTYMRARFERVVGSRDSEALYMINPDGTGVPELSIFLIRLNN, from the coding sequence ATGCAACCAACAGCAGAGACAGAGACAGTGCCCCCGGCGACAGCGGGGCTGGTTTCCCTCTTCCGGCCCTCCTCCGCCGACACCCGGCGATCCAAGACGGGCGTTAGCACGGGGATCCTCCGCTTTCTGAAGATGATCCCTCTGCTCACCTCCGGCTGCAAGATGGCGGCCTTACTCGGTCGTCCCAACAAAGCCCTGTCCTCCGGCCGCAGAGGCGGAGGAGCCGCTACCATCACCCTGTTCGGCTACCGCCGGGGCCGCGTGAGTTTAGCCATGCAGGAAGACCCCAAGTCCGCCCCTGTGCTCCTCCTCGAGCTCCCCATCCTCACCAGCTCGCTCCACCGCGAGATGGCCTCCGGTCTCGTGAAGATCGCGCTGGAGAGCGAGGCAggtagcggcggcggcggcaccgGCGGAAGCGGGGAGGAGCCAGAGCAGAGCCAGCGGCGAAGGCGGCTGGTGGACGAGTGCGTGTGGGCGGTGTACTGCAACGGTCGGAAGGCGGGGTTCTCGACGAGGAAGAAGCAGGCGTCGGAAGAGGAGCGCCAGGTGATGCGACTGCTGCGGGGCGTGTCGATGGGAGCGGGGGTGCTTCCGGCGGCGGAAAAGGAGGCGGCGGCTCCGGCCGAGGGGGAATTGACGTACATGAGGGCGCGCTTCGAGAGGGTGGTGGGGTCGAGGGACTCGGAAGCGTTATACATGATCAACCCCGACGGCACTGGCGTCCCCGAGCTAAGCATCTTCCTCATCAGGCTCAACAATTAA